A window of Mesoplasma chauliocola contains these coding sequences:
- a CDS encoding ECF transporter S component, protein MNYFLQWLMSENHLAYASSLLTFICLILFWLGSFFYKKYLVKKGELFISPTFNTKNITYMGIMIACSVSVTVVISLVAPITVFPPIRVAFEGIMIKITGMIFGPIIGLIVGLITELLTMLFIPSFIHPAYFIVAIGFGFWAGTSSFAFKLKSKQQWVTVLVITVFILLATIFLYNTLQYLPAEDGKVKLFGLAVKKELIPTIFIFMMCAMLGLCYAICGIFILLKKQRWLQIILPTFLICIVTEILITVLVASWGDSSLLTSNSSDGYISMVALRVVQIPVKIIFNTILLSTVYYVLRPLIKNK, encoded by the coding sequence ATGAATTATTTTTTACAATGGCTGATGTCAGAAAATCATTTAGCATACGCTTCAAGTTTGTTGACTTTTATATGCTTAATATTATTTTGATTAGGCTCATTTTTTTACAAAAAATATTTAGTTAAAAAAGGTGAATTATTTATTTCTCCAACTTTTAATACTAAAAATATTACTTATATGGGAATAATGATTGCATGTTCTGTTTCAGTAACAGTTGTTATTTCTTTAGTTGCCCCAATAACGGTTTTCCCTCCAATTAGAGTTGCTTTTGAAGGAATAATGATCAAAATAACAGGAATGATTTTTGGACCAATAATTGGGTTAATAGTAGGTTTAATTACAGAATTACTTACTATGCTATTTATTCCATCATTTATACACCCCGCATATTTCATAGTAGCTATCGGATTTGGATTTTGAGCTGGTACTTCTTCATTTGCATTTAAGTTAAAGTCTAAACAACAGTGAGTGACAGTTTTAGTTATAACTGTATTTATTCTGCTTGCGACAATATTCTTATATAACACATTACAATATTTACCAGCAGAAGATGGAAAAGTAAAATTATTTGGTTTAGCTGTTAAAAAAGAATTGATCCCAACAATATTTATTTTTATGATGTGCGCAATGTTAGGATTATGTTATGCGATTTGTGGAATCTTCATATTATTAAAAAAACAAAGATGATTGCAGATAATTTTACCGACATTTTTAATATGCATAGTTACAGAAATTTTAATTACTGTTTTAGTGGCATCTTGAGGAGATTCAAGTTTGCTTACATCAAATAGTAGTGATGGTTATATAAGCATGGTTGCCTTGAGGGTTGTACAAATACCGGTCAAAATAATTTTTAATACAATTTTATTATCAACTGTTTATTATGTGCTTAGACCTTTAATTAAAAACAAATAA
- the cysS gene encoding cysteine--tRNA ligase, with amino-acid sequence MKLFDTLSQNKKHINKKAINIYSCGPTIYDFIHIGNARPILLMDTLIRFLETNGIKVNFLQNITDIDDKIIQKAISENTTEKEITNKYLSAFLDNLNKLNIRMPNKLIPISEKINEMNNFINILVKKEAAYNIDGDVYFDISKYQKEYGKLSNKKIDDLISGNRVEIDLKKKNSLDFSVWKKTNLGIKFDSSFGKGRPGWHTECALLIDEYFDGETIDIHSGGIDLQFPHHENERIQYVAKNNKELANIWMHNGHLTIDGEKMSKSIGNAMTLTNFLENYQADILRWVFLTTHYKQPLNISDDLIEQGKKFITKLNNLSKKIKQNLIIESLKLDKQIDFSYIEQFNQYMSDDLNTSRVLTLIEEILKDINKIILSKDFSLLSLKINSLNYILSTLGISCSIKTVVTQEEEKLYKDWKEKVTQKDFENADLLRNELIKMEVL; translated from the coding sequence ATGAAACTATTTGATACTTTATCACAAAATAAAAAGCATATTAATAAAAAAGCTATCAACATTTATTCATGCGGTCCAACGATTTATGACTTCATTCATATTGGTAATGCAAGACCAATTCTTTTAATGGATACTTTAATTAGATTTCTTGAGACAAATGGAATTAAAGTAAATTTTCTACAAAATATAACTGACATAGATGACAAGATCATTCAAAAAGCAATTTCTGAAAATACTACTGAAAAGGAAATAACAAATAAATATTTAAGTGCCTTTTTAGATAATTTAAATAAGCTTAATATAAGAATGCCAAATAAGCTTATACCTATAAGTGAAAAGATTAATGAGATGAATAATTTTATTAACATTTTAGTTAAAAAAGAAGCAGCTTATAATATTGATGGTGATGTTTATTTTGATATTTCAAAATATCAAAAAGAGTATGGCAAATTGTCTAATAAAAAAATTGATGATTTAATTTCAGGAAATAGAGTTGAGATAGACCTTAAAAAGAAAAACTCTTTAGATTTTTCTGTTTGAAAAAAAACAAACTTAGGGATTAAGTTCGATTCTAGTTTCGGAAAAGGTAGACCAGGTTGACATACAGAATGTGCGCTTCTTATTGATGAATACTTTGACGGCGAAACAATTGATATTCATTCTGGAGGAATTGACTTGCAATTCCCACATCATGAAAATGAAAGAATTCAATATGTAGCAAAAAACAATAAAGAATTAGCGAATATATGAATGCATAATGGTCACTTGACAATTGATGGTGAAAAAATGAGTAAATCAATTGGAAATGCAATGACTTTAACCAATTTTTTAGAAAATTATCAAGCTGACATTTTAAGATGAGTTTTTTTAACAACACACTATAAGCAACCGCTAAATATTTCAGATGATTTAATTGAACAAGGCAAAAAATTTATTACAAAATTAAATAACCTTTCAAAAAAAATTAAACAAAATTTAATAATTGAATCTTTAAAATTAGATAAGCAAATAGATTTTTCTTATATTGAACAATTTAATCAATATATGAGTGATGACTTAAATACATCAAGAGTACTCACTTTAATAGAAGAAATTTTGAAAGATATTAATAAAATTATTTTGTCAAAAGACTTTTCATTGTTAAGTTTGAAAATTAACTCTCTTAACTATATCTTAAGTACGTTAGGAATTTCATGCAGTATTAAAACAGTAGTTACACAAGAAGAAGAGAAATTATACAAAGATTGAAAAGAAAAAGTAACTCAAAAAGATTTTGAAAATGCAGATTTATTAAGAAATGAATTAATTAAAATGGAGGTTTTATAA
- the rlmB gene encoding 23S rRNA (guanosine(2251)-2'-O)-methyltransferase RlmB: MENLDLIYGRHAVNEFIKKHPNLVKRVWISSDFKIDIDQHFFKIIHTDNKEIQSLIGIEANHQGVVAEVKEFNYKPFGESLNELKDLESGLVLILDQIQDPYNFGAIIRSASLLGVDSILILDHKQVLVNSTVVKTSAGTVYDMKISKVTNISNAIKDLQKNGFWIYSTHLNSDSIDMRKVDFANKTAIIIGNEHKGVSELVMKNSDMNVFIPSSNTIDSYNASVATSLILYHVANYIGKLK, translated from the coding sequence ATGGAAAATTTAGATTTAATTTATGGCAGGCATGCTGTTAATGAATTCATTAAAAAGCATCCAAATTTAGTTAAAAGAGTTTGAATTTCAAGTGACTTTAAAATTGATATAGATCAACATTTTTTTAAAATAATTCATACTGATAACAAAGAGATTCAAAGTTTAATTGGTATCGAAGCTAATCATCAAGGTGTTGTTGCAGAAGTTAAAGAATTCAATTATAAACCTTTTGGTGAATCACTTAATGAATTAAAGGATTTGGAAAGTGGATTAGTTTTAATTTTAGATCAAATTCAAGATCCCTATAATTTTGGTGCAATTATAAGGAGTGCTAGTCTTTTAGGGGTAGATAGCATTCTTATATTAGATCACAAACAAGTTTTAGTAAATTCAACTGTTGTTAAAACTTCAGCTGGCACTGTTTATGATATGAAAATAAGCAAAGTTACAAATATAAGTAACGCAATTAAAGATTTACAAAAAAATGGTTTTTGAATTTATTCAACACATTTAAATTCTGATTCAATTGATATGCGAAAAGTTGATTTTGCAAATAAGACAGCAATAATTATTGGAAATGAACATAAAGGTGTGAGCGAATTGGTTATGAAAAATAGCGATATGAATGTTTTTATACCTTCTTCAAATACAATTGATTCATACAATGCTAGTGTTGCCACATCTTTAATTCTTTATCATGTTGCCAATTATATTGGAAAACTAAAATAA
- the rpmG gene encoding 50S ribosomal protein L33 has product MQKSKSTKKIILVCEDCLSRNYSINKSSLTQKERLEIKKFCSMCNKHTLHKETR; this is encoded by the coding sequence ATGCAAAAATCAAAATCTACAAAAAAAATAATTTTAGTTTGTGAAGATTGTTTAAGTAGAAACTATTCAATAAACAAAAGCAGCTTAACTCAAAAAGAACGTTTGGAAATTAAAAAATTTTGCTCAATGTGTAATAAACACACTCTACATAAGGAAACAAGATAA
- the secE gene encoding preprotein translocase subunit SecE → MAKKKNNELLLENEVKITDSEINLEESSKSKKQKIKISKETKKSIKVKKQKEKKNIKLTIKELPIKIVKEISKIKWSGWDNLKKKYIIVLLFMIFFAVLFFCIGLGIEALFKLIQAY, encoded by the coding sequence ATGGCAAAGAAAAAAAATAATGAACTTTTATTAGAAAACGAAGTTAAAATTACTGACTCTGAAATTAATTTAGAAGAGTCAAGCAAAAGCAAAAAGCAAAAAATTAAAATTTCAAAAGAAACAAAAAAATCAATCAAAGTTAAAAAACAAAAAGAAAAGAAAAATATAAAATTAACAATTAAAGAATTACCAATTAAAATTGTTAAGGAAATAAGCAAAATTAAATGATCAGGTTGAGATAACTTGAAAAAGAAATATATAATTGTTTTGCTGTTTATGATATTTTTTGCAGTGTTATTCTTTTGTATAGGATTAGGAATAGAAGCACTGTTTAAATTAATTCAAGCATACTAA
- the nusG gene encoding transcription termination/antitermination protein NusG — MNKEEILKLEADILSSKGQWFVVNSQTGHEEKVLNDLKNKIKAEKMEDQVFDIKISKGLVLSKTGKEKEKNLFPGYLFINMVMSEESWFVVRNTPGVTGFIGSSGRGAKPFPLTVDEVIEMLVPKTEVIKEQIKPENEAVVKKPLFTAPFVVGDFVRVKEGINAGEEGEVSSMDFEKGVAVVLIEMFGRYTNLEIAFSDVEPVKEY; from the coding sequence ATGAACAAAGAAGAAATATTAAAATTAGAAGCTGACATTTTATCATCAAAAGGTCAATGATTTGTTGTTAATTCACAAACAGGACATGAGGAAAAAGTTTTAAATGACTTAAAAAACAAAATTAAAGCAGAAAAAATGGAAGACCAAGTTTTTGATATTAAAATTTCAAAAGGATTAGTTTTATCAAAAACAGGTAAAGAAAAGGAAAAAAACTTATTTCCAGGTTACTTGTTTATAAATATGGTAATGTCAGAAGAATCATGATTTGTTGTTCGTAACACTCCAGGAGTGACAGGATTTATTGGTTCATCAGGACGTGGGGCAAAACCATTTCCACTAACAGTTGATGAAGTTATTGAAATGTTAGTTCCAAAAACAGAGGTTATAAAAGAACAAATTAAACCTGAAAATGAGGCAGTAGTTAAAAAGCCATTATTTACAGCTCCATTTGTAGTTGGTGATTTTGTTAGAGTTAAAGAAGGAATTAATGCTGGTGAAGAAGGAGAAGTAAGTTCAATGGACTTTGAAAAAGGTGTTGCTGTTGTACTTATTGAAATGTTTGGTAGATATACAAATCTTGAAATTGCTTTTAGTGATGTTGAACCAGTTAAGGAATATTAA
- a CDS encoding ribonuclease J encodes MSKIKFMALGGQDERGKNLFVLDIDDNLFILDAGVKYPDKGILGVDIVTPKLDYLKNNKNKIKGIFLTNSASYNMGAVPFILKTMDVPVYCNEITQLVGKIKISRMRIKNTKDQNFKVVKDKQIIDFGKVKVEVFRTTSASPQSYGYAFHTEEGTIVYAGDYIIDGKEQSYFSTDFNHINEIGRKGVLALIADSEYASRNGFTVPNHKIESFISTSFKEKKTKIAIGIFEEDIFKLGEICMAAKENNRKIAVYGRTMTEILKSNLINENLQIAPEDIITVDEYMKSENGLLIISGTGDVLYSKLAKIATGNDEVVEFSEKDLIILATPPAPGVEKRHAQILDELARTDARLIALSDRNIWTMHASYEDIKVFTSMLNPKYFIPVKSLFKDSLKAEKAAIEAGVNERNIIIVDNGQVVNISKSSISITDKKIEIGNSYVDQAGVGDVGAIVLNERKLLATDGVMIIGATIDSRNKELISMIDTQMRGVLYIKEENPIFKIIQKEIESLLQQGQSLFKESPNKYDVNEVKKDIANKVKNLIKQESGKQPIVLVIVNEYDGKDYVFKPRNNKNIYRNNNSKTNNNNNKNGSN; translated from the coding sequence ATGTCAAAAATTAAATTTATGGCACTTGGTGGACAAGATGAAAGAGGTAAAAATCTTTTTGTTTTAGACATAGACGATAACCTATTCATTTTAGATGCCGGTGTTAAATATCCTGATAAAGGAATTTTAGGTGTAGATATTGTTACACCAAAACTAGATTATTTAAAAAATAATAAAAATAAAATTAAAGGAATCTTTTTAACAAACTCAGCAAGTTACAATATGGGCGCTGTTCCTTTCATTTTAAAAACAATGGACGTACCAGTTTATTGTAATGAAATTACTCAACTTGTAGGAAAAATTAAAATTTCAAGAATGCGCATTAAAAACACAAAAGATCAAAATTTTAAAGTTGTTAAAGATAAACAAATTATTGATTTTGGAAAAGTTAAAGTTGAAGTATTTAGAACAACTTCAGCATCACCTCAGTCATATGGTTATGCTTTCCATACTGAAGAAGGGACTATTGTTTATGCTGGTGATTACATCATTGATGGAAAAGAGCAATCATATTTTTCAACAGACTTTAACCACATCAATGAAATTGGTAGAAAAGGTGTCTTAGCTTTAATAGCCGACAGTGAATATGCTTCAAGAAATGGATTTACTGTACCAAATCATAAAATTGAAAGTTTTATTTCTACTTCATTTAAGGAAAAGAAAACTAAAATAGCAATTGGAATTTTTGAAGAAGATATTTTTAAATTAGGTGAAATTTGCATGGCGGCAAAGGAAAATAATCGTAAAATAGCAGTTTATGGAAGAACAATGACAGAAATCTTAAAATCTAATTTAATTAATGAGAACTTACAAATAGCTCCAGAAGATATAATAACTGTTGATGAGTATATGAAATCAGAAAACGGATTATTAATAATTTCAGGCACCGGTGATGTTTTATATTCTAAACTAGCTAAAATTGCCACAGGAAATGATGAAGTAGTTGAATTTAGTGAAAAAGATTTAATTATTTTAGCAACACCTCCAGCTCCTGGGGTTGAAAAAAGACATGCCCAAATTTTAGATGAACTAGCTAGAACTGATGCTAGATTAATAGCTTTAAGTGATAGAAACATTTGAACAATGCACGCTTCATATGAAGACATTAAAGTTTTCACAAGTATGTTAAACCCAAAATATTTTATTCCTGTAAAGTCTTTATTTAAAGATTCTCTAAAAGCTGAAAAGGCAGCAATTGAAGCTGGTGTTAATGAAAGAAATATAATTATTGTTGATAACGGACAAGTTGTAAATATCTCAAAATCAAGTATTTCAATTACAGATAAGAAAATTGAAATAGGTAATTCTTATGTTGATCAAGCTGGAGTTGGCGATGTGGGTGCAATAGTATTGAATGAAAGAAAATTATTAGCAACTGATGGTGTTATGATAATTGGAGCAACTATTGATTCTAGAAATAAAGAATTAATTTCAATGATAGATACACAAATGCGTGGAGTTCTTTATATAAAAGAAGAAAATCCTATTTTCAAAATTATTCAAAAAGAAATAGAATCATTATTACAACAAGGTCAAAGCTTATTTAAAGAATCTCCAAATAAATATGATGTTAATGAAGTTAAAAAAGATATTGCAAATAAAGTCAAAAATTTAATTAAGCAAGAATCAGGCAAACAACCAATTGTGCTTGTTATTGTAAATGAATATGATGGTAAAGACTATGTCTTTAAACCAAGAAACAATAAGAATATCTATAGAAACAATAATTCAAAAACTAATAATAACAATAATAAAAACGGATCAAATTAA
- the oppB gene encoding oligopeptide ABC transporter permease OppB: protein MNKTKNNSTLKNFNLDLLDLDLNEELIYAQPTFLRTASYKFEELKEETSKYFRRHPLIGYSFKRIFYGLLTLIISIAIVFFLVNFVTDDSSYLPDVSELGKMGIGTSGPKYDAYLQTRLELFGVNGSAIERLLRYFKNIIPFIPKKVLVDQKVLFPETLPSIEAGWINSAIENGLTYEGMVSIYGADLMSQITIIASYKTVWVNLGVVKASALGMPGSTEVTTLFASAIPYSFAIGSIAVIFSYLIGIPLGIEAAKRKGKTTDAAINGTSTFLLAVPSLVIVIAVYLTSILVFGHSAIFTSGSFWTRFWPVVALILLMAPTTIIMTRRYVVDEMTADYTKFAYAKGLGETKVFYIHIFRNAGVRILRELPLDLAITLFGASILTEKQWNIPGMSQLIIAGVNNRDSFVILAFITFASLVKIAASLVSDLFMVLMDPRVKLSGR, encoded by the coding sequence GTGAATAAGACAAAAAACAACAGCACTTTAAAAAACTTTAATTTAGATTTACTAGATTTAGACCTAAATGAAGAGTTAATTTATGCACAACCAACATTTTTAAGAACAGCTTCTTATAAGTTTGAAGAACTAAAAGAAGAGACTTCGAAATATTTCAGAAGACATCCATTAATTGGATATTCTTTTAAAAGAATATTTTATGGTTTATTAACTTTAATCATAAGTATTGCTATAGTTTTCTTTTTAGTTAACTTTGTAACTGATGATTCGTCATATTTACCAGATGTAAGTGAACTAGGGAAAATGGGTATTGGTACATCAGGGCCTAAATATGATGCTTACTTACAAACAAGACTTGAACTTTTTGGTGTAAATGGTTCAGCAATTGAAAGATTGTTAAGATATTTTAAAAATATAATACCTTTTATTCCTAAAAAAGTATTAGTAGATCAAAAAGTTTTATTCCCAGAAACTCTTCCTTCTATTGAAGCAGGTTGAATTAATTCAGCCATTGAGAATGGATTAACTTATGAAGGAATGGTTTCAATTTACGGAGCAGATTTAATGTCACAAATTACAATTATAGCTTCATATAAAACTGTCTGAGTTAATCTTGGAGTTGTTAAAGCTAGTGCTTTAGGAATGCCAGGTTCAACAGAAGTAACAACATTGTTTGCTTCTGCTATTCCATATTCATTTGCAATTGGAAGTATTGCTGTTATTTTCTCTTACTTAATTGGTATACCACTAGGAATTGAAGCAGCAAAAAGAAAAGGTAAAACAACTGATGCTGCAATTAATGGAACTTCAACTTTCTTATTAGCAGTTCCATCACTTGTTATTGTTATTGCTGTTTATTTAACTTCAATTTTAGTATTTGGTCATTCAGCAATTTTTACATCAGGATCATTTTGAACAAGATTTTGACCAGTTGTTGCTTTAATTTTATTAATGGCGCCAACAACTATAATCATGACTAGACGTTATGTTGTTGATGAAATGACTGCTGATTATACAAAATTTGCATATGCAAAAGGTTTAGGTGAAACAAAAGTTTTCTACATTCATATTTTTAGAAATGCAGGTGTAAGAATTTTACGTGAACTGCCTCTAGATTTAGCAATTACATTATTTGGTGCCTCAATTTTAACTGAAAAACAATGAAACATACCAGGTATGTCACAATTGATTATTGCAGGAGTTAATAATAGAGATTCATTCGTTATTTTAGCATTTATTACATTTGCATCATTAGTTAAAATTGCTGCATCATTAGTTTCAGATTTATTCATGGTTTTAATGGACCCAAGAGTAAAATTGAGTGGAAGATAG
- the oppC gene encoding oligopeptide ABC transporter permease OppC: MTNIDKEKFEKENKINFDEIDQAMFEIVQEQTSESERLSSKPYSYWKSVFKLLVTSPTFMISLFILVAILLLAFIVPEVTNYKNTSSTLVDPQLPSWEHIFGIGMNGEDLFSRVWAGTRTTLMFAFLIAFIQVVVGVVLGSIWGYFRKSDLIFIQVASIITIVPQFILLLLMVFLFNSKGYWVIVFAISLQAWVGIAQMVRVQVMLVKNTDYNTASVSLGSSSYRIINKNIMPKILPVIVQTAAFAIPTAISIEASLAYLAFDFIPEGQTSLGQILNQVMNETKWQIYPNLLIAPMGVIMTVSVVFFLAARVFADSLDPKNHR; encoded by the coding sequence ATGACAAATATCGATAAAGAAAAATTTGAAAAAGAAAATAAAATAAATTTTGATGAAATTGATCAGGCAATGTTTGAAATTGTTCAAGAACAAACAAGTGAAAGTGAAAGACTTAGTTCAAAACCATATAGTTATTGAAAATCAGTATTCAAACTATTAGTAACTTCTCCAACTTTTATGATTTCATTGTTTATATTGGTTGCAATTTTACTTTTAGCTTTTATTGTTCCTGAAGTTACAAATTATAAAAACACATCAAGTACATTAGTTGATCCTCAACTGCCATCATGAGAACATATTTTTGGAATTGGTATGAATGGTGAAGATCTGTTTTCAAGAGTTTGAGCTGGAACAAGAACAACCTTAATGTTTGCTTTCTTAATTGCATTTATTCAAGTTGTTGTTGGAGTTGTTTTAGGTTCAATTTGGGGTTACTTTAGAAAATCAGATTTAATTTTTATTCAAGTAGCAAGTATTATTACAATTGTTCCTCAATTTATTCTGTTATTATTAATGGTTTTCTTGTTTAATAGTAAAGGTTATTGAGTAATTGTTTTTGCTATTTCTCTTCAAGCATGAGTAGGTATTGCTCAAATGGTTAGGGTTCAAGTTATGTTAGTAAAAAATACTGACTATAATACTGCCTCAGTAAGTTTAGGTTCAAGTTCATACAGAATTATAAACAAAAACATTATGCCAAAGATTTTACCCGTGATTGTTCAAACTGCTGCATTTGCAATTCCAACTGCAATTTCAATTGAAGCATCACTTGCATATTTAGCATTTGATTTTATACCAGAAGGACAAACTTCATTAGGTCAAATTTTAAATCAAGTTATGAACGAAACTAAATGACAAATTTATCCAAACTTGTTAATTGCTCCAATGGGAGTTATTATGACAGTTTCAGTTGTATTCTTCTTAGCTGCAAGAGTATTTGCTGACTCATTAGATCCAAAAAATCATAGATAG
- a CDS encoding oligopeptide/dipeptide ABC transporter ATP-binding protein, with protein sequence MAINKEKIISLQDVVVKFNVRGRMLTAIRNVSFDIYDGETIAIVGESGSGKSVLTKTLTNMLESNGYISNGTIMYYPTEESKNNSETAIREDVNLVNYHKGSLTNDVRRKIKKSNYKTIKNAKIRLEALNARLGVKGVDTDETLLKIKEESEIIHDAYFELSTFSRLRKRTVLRLTPIMKEITSKKIDLSLIKGRNILAALRILSEQEFLTDFELNLKHVLDKLKNAEKVEEHEVNALLVAWKFQTRLSWLNKKEAIKKLKQVRGGTIATIFQDPMTSLNPLLSVGFQISEAIRLHNKVSRHAAKEQAIELMNKVGIPNAEKRYHDIPGKYSGGMRQRIVIAIALACKPKVLICDEPTTALDVTIQAQILELIKELKKEFNLTVIFITHDLGVVANVADRVAVLYAGQIIEYGTVKDIFFDSRHPYTWALLSSLPQLGTKGEELFAITGTPPSLFNKIKGDAFAPRNKYALAIDFEYNPPMFEISKTHGARTWLLDPRAPKVQKPKMLDNLKEAVSEAKVGE encoded by the coding sequence ATGGCAATAAATAAAGAAAAAATTATTTCTCTTCAAGACGTTGTTGTTAAATTCAACGTTCGTGGAAGAATGTTAACAGCTATTAGAAACGTTTCTTTTGATATTTATGATGGAGAAACAATTGCTATTGTTGGAGAATCTGGATCAGGTAAATCAGTTTTAACTAAAACATTGACTAATATGCTAGAAAGTAATGGTTATATTTCAAATGGAACAATTATGTATTATCCAACTGAAGAATCAAAAAATAACTCCGAAACAGCTATTAGAGAAGATGTTAATTTAGTTAATTATCACAAAGGTTCATTAACAAATGATGTAAGAAGAAAAATTAAAAAAAGCAATTACAAAACAATAAAAAATGCAAAAATTCGCTTGGAAGCTTTAAACGCTCGTTTAGGAGTAAAAGGTGTTGATACTGATGAAACACTGTTAAAAATTAAAGAAGAAAGTGAAATTATTCATGATGCATATTTTGAATTATCAACATTTTCAAGATTAAGAAAAAGAACAGTTTTACGTTTAACACCAATAATGAAAGAAATAACTTCAAAAAAAATAGATTTATCTTTAATTAAAGGTAGAAACATTTTAGCAGCATTAAGAATTTTATCAGAACAAGAATTTTTAACAGACTTTGAATTAAATTTAAAACATGTTTTAGATAAATTAAAAAATGCTGAAAAAGTTGAAGAACATGAAGTTAATGCTTTATTAGTTGCTTGAAAATTTCAAACCAGACTAAGTTGATTAAATAAAAAAGAAGCTATTAAAAAGTTAAAGCAAGTTAGAGGGGGAACAATTGCAACAATTTTCCAAGATCCGATGACTTCATTAAACCCTTTATTAAGCGTAGGATTTCAAATTTCAGAAGCAATTAGATTACACAATAAAGTTTCTAGACATGCTGCAAAAGAACAAGCAATTGAATTAATGAATAAAGTGGGGATTCCAAATGCTGAAAAGCGTTATCATGATATTCCAGGAAAATATTCTGGAGGAATGAGACAACGTATTGTTATTGCTATTGCACTAGCATGTAAACCAAAGGTTCTTATTTGTGATGAACCTACAACTGCACTTGATGTTACAATTCAAGCTCAAATTTTAGAATTAATTAAAGAACTTAAAAAAGAGTTTAATTTAACTGTAATCTTTATTACTCACGATTTAGGTGTAGTTGCTAACGTCGCAGATCGTGTTGCAGTATTATATGCTGGACAAATTATTGAATATGGAACAGTTAAAGATATTTTCTTTGATTCAAGACATCCATATACATGAGCATTATTATCATCATTACCTCAATTAGGTACAAAAGGTGAAGAGTTATTTGCTATTACTGGAACACCACCAAGTTTATTTAATAAAATTAAAGGTGATGCATTTGCACCAAGAAATAAATATGCTTTAGCAATTGATTTCGAGTATAACCCACCGATGTTTGAAATTAGTAAAACTCATGGAGCCAGAACATGATTGTTAGACCCAAGAGCACCTAAAGTTCAAAAACCTAAAATGTTAGATAATTTAAAAGAAGCAGTAAGCGAAGCGAAGGTAGGTGAATAG